Sequence from the Marinihelvus fidelis genome:
TGCTTTTTTACTGTCCCCGAATGGACCGACGAATATCGGCTGGTGAGGCCTGGCGTACCGGGCCACAGCCGCAGCCCCGGGTAAGCGCCAATGGCTTGAACGGATTTCTCTATGGGATCCGCCTTGAGCATGATGCAGTCATCGGCCAGGACCAGCGCGCCATTCTCAGCAAACGACGCTGCGAGCGTCGATTTGCCGACCCCGGACTTACCCAGAAAGCCAACCGCACCCACATCGGGCAGCCATACTGCGCTTGCGTGCAACAGCGCACACCCCTGCGACGCAAGCCACCGGGGAATGACCTGGTTCAGCAGCAGGTGGCGCAACAACGCGTCCTGGCAACGCTGGGTGGGAATGCAGAAAATATCGGCCTGGCGGGTGATGACAAACGATGCAATGTCGGGATACTCGAACAGCACTTCGTCTCCAGACCTTGCCACCTGGCAGATCACCGGCTGGCCAGGATGACGCCACTGGAATGCAAGATCGAACCCGGCAGCGTCAAACCCGGATGGCGCACCCATGCGGACGCTTAAAGAAGGTGCCCCCGGGGCCGACGCCGCAGGAAGTTCGGGCAGCGGCAATTCACTCGTAAGCGGTGTGTCGAATATACGGTACTGCAAACCGGTCAGTCCCGGGCAAGCAGCAATGCTTTGGCCGTCAAGTCTTCCAGCAAACGAGCGATATCGGCTTCGAGTTGCTGCCGACCTACATCAAACACATCGAACAGGCTGTCGAGCGCCTCGGCAACCGTTACCCCTGTTTCGAGTAAGGCCCAGAAACGCGCGCCGACGGGATCAAGCCCGTAATACTCGCCCTCGGCCAGGTCGAGAATGACCAGTTCATCATGTACGGACTGTGTGCGCACTGTCGGCGCAACACCGTACCGGGCCGTTAGATTGAGAGAGTTCATTCGCAGAGTCTATTCAAGTTATCGCCATCGGGACAGGTGCATATTCAGGCTAGAATCCGCCATTGAACTGATGTCAGCCTATTGAAGACCGCTATGCCGCCCGATGCAAAAACGACCAGAATGCCAAGCGATGCCTGGGGCGCTATTGCCTCGGCGATCGCAGCGGCACCGGGTCGCACATCTGCAGATGGGCAGCCAGTGGAACTCGCGCACATCGACAGCCCGGAACTGGTGTTCTTCGCGATACACCAGGGCGTCGCCGCCCTGCTTGACCAACGCCTTGCTGATGATGCCGCTACCGGCTTGAGTGAGAATTCCCGGCGGGCGCTGAGGGACGAAGCCCGACGCGACGCCGCGATGGACCTGGCCCTGAACGACACGCTGCAGAAATGTTGGCAGATACTCAAGAACAATGGCATCGACGCCCTGTTACTTAAGGGCGCCGCCCTTGCACGCACCGTTTACCCGCATTCGCGGTTGCGTCCGCGTTGCGATACCGACATCTGGGTTCGACAAAGTGACGCACCCCGGTTAATTGGCACCTTTCGAGACGCGGGTTACACACTGGTCAATGATGACCTTGAAACCCGGTCACGGAAACAGTTCCAGGCCACCAGGGAACAGTTCCAGGGTGCGGCTTTGTGGTTTGACGTCCATCATCGGCTAAGCAATCGCCTGCATTTCATGGACGCCCTGGACTTTGATGACTGCCTGGGCAGCGCTGTTCCGGTCACAAATCCAGAACAACCACCGTTCGACGGTACCGGGACCATCGCCGGGCAACGGATGGTTACCCTGTCCGATCCGAAGCAATTGTTACACCTTTGTATCCATCGGATCGCCCATGGCCGAAACCGTGAAAGCCAGCGGTTAATCTGGCTTTATGACATTCACCTTCTCTTTGGGCAGATGTCATCGACAGGCCGCGAAGGCTTCTTGGAACTGGCATTATCAAGGGGCCTGGGGTGCATTTGCGGCGATGCCTTGCAGGCCTGCCAGGACGCTTTCGGCCTGGAAATCAACGCTATGTACCTCGATGCGCTGACCGCGAGGCGTAAACAGGAACCCACGGCACGCCTGGCTAATGCATCGCCCTGGCGATGGGCCTGGGCCGACTTCAGCGGACAGAGCGGCTGGCGAGCGAAGTGGCAGTTCCTGGCCGAAGTGGCCCACAACCGCCTGCGCCGCTAGCTAGGCTGTAGAAAGGTCAGCATAGATCGCAAGCGTGTCATCGATGACCCGCGTATGCGTAAACCCCGCTTCGATGATCGCCCTGCCCCGCTGTCCGTATTGACGACGCAATTCCGGATTCCCGGCCAGTTTCTGCAGGCAATCAGCCAGCGGCTCGACCGCACCCGGCGCAACGAGAAAGCCGCTTTCACCATCTTCAACCACGCCC
This genomic interval carries:
- a CDS encoding phosphoenolpyruvate carboxykinase (ATP), producing the protein MGAPSGFDAAGFDLAFQWRHPGQPVICQVARSGDEVLFEYPDIASFVITRQADIFCIPTQRCQDALLRHLLLNQVIPRWLASQGCALLHASAVWLPDVGAVGFLGKSGVGKSTLAASFAENGALVLADDCIMLKADPIEKSVQAIGAYPGLRLWPGTPGLTSRYSSVHSGTVKKQAVFHETCESNSQRLSALFVLTGEDVENEGCHIDRLTGAEALMALLHESLALDPSTSQSSEQALMRFGEVLETGVPVASLTYHRAFARLPEVRAAVVNWLQVE
- a CDS encoding PqqD family protein, which produces MRTQSVHDELVILDLAEGEYYGLDPVGARFWALLETGVTVAEALDSLFDVFDVGRQQLEADIARLLEDLTAKALLLARD
- a CDS encoding nucleotidyltransferase family protein encodes the protein MELAHIDSPELVFFAIHQGVAALLDQRLADDAATGLSENSRRALRDEARRDAAMDLALNDTLQKCWQILKNNGIDALLLKGAALARTVYPHSRLRPRCDTDIWVRQSDAPRLIGTFRDAGYTLVNDDLETRSRKQFQATREQFQGAALWFDVHHRLSNRLHFMDALDFDDCLGSAVPVTNPEQPPFDGTGTIAGQRMVTLSDPKQLLHLCIHRIAHGRNRESQRLIWLYDIHLLFGQMSSTGREGFLELALSRGLGCICGDALQACQDAFGLEINAMYLDALTARRKQEPTARLANASPWRWAWADFSGQSGWRAKWQFLAEVAHNRLRR